One window of Methanogenium organophilum genomic DNA carries:
- a CDS encoding D-aminoacyl-tRNA deacylase: MKIALIHSAIDPAGCNIAAHLAPRVGAKGDDGEKCTWAGHTLFFMTAPGRLIYEDMLDERADADLIIFLSRHTSQNPVPALTVHVTGNYGDAALGGEPRTLSRAAPAWMHAALCALAPRAPEGFRVSYEVTHHGPTGLSTPSFFIEIGSTEAEWTNPECGEAVADALFSVLTEGPGDVTPLIGFGGNHYAARETDIALVSRAAWGHIAHTREVAGMNAAMVRQMVAMSGAEAAYIDRKALSKDVLQHISAIIRECGIPRVSESELRMMQDIPLPRYILMRDLAEAEAPGASLRVMGLSGDGMPVLVKIPENIFQNTLKINEGEFLRSVSEMPVVLVISRRGAPLPFLLTYSRYEVQILHLLISSCVKILINDGSAHVGDDALIIRKMSFDPEKACTLGVPKGPLFGRLAAGQEIEIDGTIITPEMVSLMTERVIHVPGLENYL; encoded by the coding sequence ATGAAGATTGCTCTGATCCATTCGGCAATTGACCCTGCGGGCTGTAATATCGCAGCACATCTCGCGCCCCGCGTCGGAGCAAAAGGGGATGACGGTGAAAAATGCACCTGGGCAGGGCACACCCTCTTCTTTATGACCGCACCGGGCCGCCTCATTTATGAAGATATGCTGGACGAACGTGCAGATGCCGATCTTATTATCTTTCTTTCCCGTCACACTTCGCAAAACCCGGTTCCTGCCCTGACAGTTCATGTCACCGGGAACTATGGTGATGCGGCACTGGGGGGTGAGCCCCGGACGCTTTCCCGCGCTGCTCCGGCATGGATGCATGCAGCATTATGTGCCCTTGCTCCCCGTGCTCCAGAGGGATTTCGCGTCTCCTATGAGGTGACGCACCATGGTCCGACCGGGCTTTCGACACCCTCGTTTTTCATTGAAATTGGAAGTACTGAGGCTGAATGGACGAATCCTGAATGCGGTGAGGCAGTTGCTGATGCCCTGTTCTCAGTCCTCACGGAGGGGCCTGGAGATGTTACCCCTCTCATTGGCTTTGGCGGCAACCACTATGCGGCACGTGAAACTGATATTGCGCTTGTGAGCAGGGCGGCGTGGGGACATATCGCCCATACGCGTGAAGTCGCTGGTATGAATGCCGCGATGGTTCGGCAGATGGTGGCGATGAGTGGTGCTGAAGCGGCCTATATTGACCGGAAAGCTCTCTCAAAGGATGTTTTGCAGCATATCTCTGCTATCATTCGTGAATGTGGCATTCCTCGTGTTTCAGAGAGCGAACTGCGGATGATGCAGGATATCCCTCTCCCGAGATATATCCTGATGCGGGATTTGGCAGAGGCAGAGGCTCCCGGCGCTTCTCTCCGTGTGATGGGACTTTCCGGGGACGGTATGCCTGTTTTGGTCAAGATTCCTGAAAATATCTTCCAAAATACTTTAAAAATCAATGAGGGTGAGTTTTTACGCTCTGTTTCAGAAATGCCTGTGGTATTGGTGATATCCCGCCGGGGCGCACCCTTGCCGTTTTTGCTCACCTACAGCAGATACGAAGTACAAATACTGCATCTTTTAATATCATCGTGCGTCAAAATCTTAATCAACGATGGATCTGCCCACGTCGGCGATGATGCTCTAATCATACGAAAAATGAGTTTCGACCCGGAAAAAGCATGCACTCTGGGGGTTCCGAAAGGACCGCTTTTCGGCAGGCTGGCGGCAGGACAGGAGATCGAGATTGACGGCACAATAATTACGCCGGAAATGGTCTCTCTCATGACTGAACGGGTGATCCACGTCCCGGGATTGGAGAACTACCTATGA
- a CDS encoding TIGR00725 family protein: MNDTPPLQIAIVGAASCTGDEELTAEEVGRQIAQAGAVLICGGRGGVMEAACRGATGAGGIAVGILPGGMEEANPFCTVTIPTGLGIARNAVVVSAAGAVIAVGGAYGTLSEIAMALKLGCPVFGIQTWKIPGVVACMDAGEAVARAVSTAGRDTGNVPKSGESQ, translated from the coding sequence ATGAATGATACACCTCCTCTCCAGATTGCGATCGTCGGTGCTGCGAGCTGTACAGGTGATGAAGAGCTCACTGCAGAAGAGGTGGGCAGACAAATTGCACAGGCGGGTGCTGTCCTCATCTGTGGCGGCCGCGGCGGCGTGATGGAAGCCGCCTGTCGTGGTGCGACAGGTGCCGGTGGGATTGCAGTGGGGATTCTCCCTGGTGGTATGGAGGAGGCAAATCCCTTCTGTACAGTCACTATCCCGACCGGCCTTGGAATTGCACGCAATGCGGTTGTTGTCTCTGCAGCGGGAGCGGTTATTGCGGTGGGCGGTGCATACGGCACCCTCTCCGAGATTGCGATGGCCCTGAAACTCGGCTGTCCGGTCTTTGGTATTCAAACCTGGAAGATCCCCGGTGTGGTGGCCTGTATGGATGCCGGGGAGGCAGTGGCTCGTGCTGTCAGCACAGCAGGACGCGATACCGGGAATGTACCGAAAAGCGGAGAGTCCCAATGA
- the ileS gene encoding isoleucine--tRNA ligase — MREVTSSFNAEEVEAAVRSFWDSDDIYARVKAQHAGSPPWFFVDGPPYTTGYIHLGTAWNKILKDTILRFRRMQGYDVIDRAGYDMHGLPIEVRVEHELGFSSKKDIETYGIGKFIEKCKDFAITHKEIMSDQFRELGIWMDFTNPYQTITPDYVEAAWWTLKRAEEKGLLDRGYRVVNLCPRCETAIADSEVEYWDETDPSIFVKFPVEGHENEYLVIWTTTPWTLPANVAVAVRDDFTYARVRAVKEGIEEILWIGEELVEDVLRKGRYQDFTILETVTGDALIGMHYRSPLEEQVPVQKEVEHRVVYADFVTMENTGLVHMAPGHGWDDSIVGQKEGLASLCPVDNAGIYTADAGIFAGKFVKDADRDVMDALGDYLLAEKKITHRYGHCWRCKTPIIMISTEQWFLAVPKIKEKMLSEIARVKWQPDWAGSARFHDFVADARDWCISRQRYWGIPIPVWQCDACDARRVFGTVAELNEAAGTSLTDPHRPYVDDVTIPCTCGGTMRRVEDIFDVWFDSAMASWATLGFPRETAEFERLWPAAFITEGQDQTRGWFYSQLGASVIAFDQAPYNTVLMHGFALDAEGRKMSKSFGNFVAPEEVVEKVGVDVLRLYVLSASAPWDDLKFNWEGVKTTNRAINILWNVYRFPLPYMILDSFAPETAADGTWNGEYVRAHLAEMPEEDRWIISRVNTLAGQVGEDVEAGMFHKATRACLTCILEDVSRWYVQLVRPRMWLEEDAREKREAYETMYYVMRRICSVLAPFAPHITENIYTNLRTDADPESIHMLPWFSGDASLINADLETAMDIIRSFDEAVATARQEGGRKLRWPIGEAFVLTDSDAVETAITGMNDLACQRANSQAVTVVRGSWDRMGWAAEAVMRGIGPDFGKEGPKVKAAIEAADAAILKAAIETDGEVTVGDYTITDKHIAFSEKLPENIFAAEMKDATVCVDITLTPALEGEGFAREVVRRIQEMRRQLDLNVEDFITADVAIADARVYGLLAGTHEEGIAGEVRATTLAVTPVAGESMSDGLSTDWDVEGVRMTIHIRKTSN; from the coding sequence GTGAGAGAGGTCACGAGCAGTTTTAACGCAGAGGAGGTGGAGGCCGCAGTCCGCTCCTTCTGGGACTCAGACGACATTTACGCACGGGTCAAGGCACAGCATGCGGGAAGCCCTCCCTGGTTCTTTGTGGACGGGCCGCCCTATACCACCGGCTACATCCATCTCGGCACTGCATGGAATAAGATACTCAAGGATACGATTCTGCGCTTCCGCCGCATGCAGGGCTATGACGTCATCGACCGGGCAGGCTATGATATGCACGGCCTCCCCATTGAGGTACGGGTGGAACACGAACTCGGCTTCTCCTCCAAAAAGGACATCGAGACCTATGGCATTGGCAAATTCATTGAAAAATGCAAGGATTTTGCCATCACCCACAAAGAGATCATGTCCGACCAGTTCCGTGAACTGGGCATATGGATGGACTTTACAAACCCCTACCAGACCATCACTCCTGACTATGTGGAGGCGGCATGGTGGACCCTGAAGCGTGCCGAGGAAAAGGGCCTTCTTGACCGCGGGTACCGGGTCGTCAACCTCTGTCCCCGCTGCGAGACAGCTATCGCCGACTCGGAAGTCGAGTACTGGGACGAGACAGACCCATCCATCTTTGTGAAGTTCCCCGTTGAGGGCCACGAGAACGAATATCTTGTCATCTGGACCACCACGCCGTGGACCCTGCCCGCCAATGTAGCGGTTGCGGTCCGCGATGACTTCACCTATGCACGGGTCCGTGCGGTGAAAGAGGGAATTGAAGAGATCCTCTGGATCGGTGAGGAACTGGTCGAGGACGTGCTCAGGAAGGGCCGGTACCAGGACTTTACCATCCTTGAAACTGTCACCGGAGACGCCCTCATCGGCATGCACTACCGCTCACCCCTCGAAGAGCAGGTGCCCGTCCAGAAAGAGGTCGAACACCGGGTCGTCTACGCAGACTTTGTGACAATGGAGAACACCGGTCTTGTGCATATGGCGCCGGGTCACGGGTGGGACGACTCTATTGTGGGGCAGAAGGAAGGACTTGCCTCTCTCTGCCCTGTTGACAATGCAGGCATCTACACCGCTGACGCGGGTATTTTTGCAGGAAAATTCGTCAAGGACGCCGACCGCGATGTGATGGACGCCCTCGGTGATTATCTCCTCGCAGAGAAGAAGATCACCCACCGTTACGGGCATTGCTGGCGGTGCAAGACGCCGATTATCATGATCTCGACAGAACAGTGGTTCCTCGCCGTTCCAAAGATCAAAGAGAAGATGCTCTCCGAGATTGCCCGGGTAAAATGGCAGCCGGACTGGGCAGGTTCTGCGCGGTTCCACGACTTTGTGGCAGACGCCCGCGACTGGTGTATTTCACGCCAGCGCTACTGGGGTATTCCGATCCCGGTATGGCAGTGTGATGCCTGCGATGCCCGGCGGGTATTCGGAACGGTCGCAGAACTCAATGAAGCCGCAGGCACCTCCCTTACCGATCCACACCGCCCATATGTGGATGACGTGACAATTCCCTGCACCTGTGGCGGAACGATGCGCCGGGTCGAAGATATCTTTGATGTCTGGTTCGACTCAGCGATGGCCTCATGGGCCACCCTCGGATTCCCCCGGGAAACTGCAGAGTTCGAGCGGCTCTGGCCGGCGGCGTTCATCACTGAGGGACAGGACCAGACACGCGGATGGTTCTATTCCCAGCTGGGCGCCTCGGTCATTGCCTTTGACCAGGCCCCATACAACACCGTCCTCATGCACGGCTTTGCACTGGATGCCGAGGGGCGCAAGATGAGCAAGTCATTCGGCAATTTCGTGGCGCCCGAAGAAGTGGTTGAAAAGGTCGGGGTGGACGTGCTCCGCCTCTATGTCCTCTCCGCAAGCGCCCCATGGGATGACCTGAAGTTCAACTGGGAAGGCGTCAAGACAACCAACCGAGCCATAAACATCCTCTGGAATGTCTACCGCTTCCCGCTGCCGTATATGATTCTGGACAGCTTTGCACCGGAGACAGCAGCAGACGGCACGTGGAACGGCGAGTATGTCCGGGCACATCTCGCAGAGATGCCTGAAGAGGACCGCTGGATTATTTCCCGCGTCAACACACTTGCCGGACAGGTGGGCGAAGATGTGGAGGCGGGCATGTTCCACAAGGCCACCCGCGCCTGCCTCACCTGCATCCTCGAGGATGTATCCCGCTGGTACGTCCAGCTGGTACGTCCGCGAATGTGGCTGGAGGAGGACGCCCGTGAGAAGCGTGAGGCATACGAGACAATGTACTATGTTATGCGCCGCATCTGCTCGGTTCTGGCACCGTTTGCACCACACATCACCGAGAATATCTATACCAACCTCCGCACGGACGCGGACCCCGAGAGTATCCACATGCTGCCGTGGTTTTCAGGCGACGCTTCACTCATCAATGCAGACCTTGAAACAGCAATGGACATTATCCGTTCCTTTGACGAGGCAGTCGCAACCGCCCGGCAGGAAGGCGGCCGCAAACTCCGCTGGCCAATTGGTGAGGCCTTTGTTCTCACGGACAGCGATGCCGTGGAAACCGCCATCACCGGGATGAACGATCTCGCCTGTCAGCGTGCCAACAGCCAGGCGGTTACCGTTGTACGCGGTTCATGGGACCGCATGGGCTGGGCGGCAGAAGCCGTAATGCGGGGTATCGGCCCCGACTTCGGCAAGGAAGGCCCGAAGGTAAAGGCAGCCATTGAAGCAGCCGACGCCGCCATTCTGAAGGCAGCCATCGAAACAGACGGAGAGGTAACAGTCGGTGATTATACCATCACCGATAAGCACATCGCCTTCTCCGAGAAACTGCCGGAGAACATCTTTGCAGCAGAGATGAAAGACGCCACCGTCTGTGTAGATATCACCCTCACCCCTGCGCTGGAAGGCGAGGGCTTTGCCCGTGAGGTTGTCAGAAGAATTCAGGAGATGCGCCGACAGCTTGACCTGAATGTCGAAGATTTCATTACCGCAGATGTAGCCATCGCGGACGCCCGCGTGTATGGCCTGCTTGCAGGTACGCATGAAGAGGGAATTGCAGGCGAAGTACGGGCCACCACACTCGCCGTCACCCCTGTTGCAGGGGAGAGCATGAGTGACGGTCTCTCGACAGACTGGGATGTGGAAGGGGTCCGGATGACCATTCACATCCGAAAAACCAGCAACTAA
- a CDS encoding tRNA(His) guanylyltransferase Thg1 family protein: MQEREIFSSLSIFPPFVVRLDGRAFHRFTRDMGFEKPFDRRFSDAMALVSEQLLSSSGMEPSFAFTFSDEISLFFPRVPFGGRVEKIDSVCASYAASALTLILGLTEPVAFDSRVILADVSATIAYLTMRQREAWRNHINGYCQQTLIAEGMSATQAARSLRGMKGPAMHEMMFERGVNLAKTPAWERRGIACYRTEVIKEGYNPVTKETVTATRRVVITDDDLPLFSDTDGEAFLRAHLGYPE; the protein is encoded by the coding sequence ATGCAGGAACGTGAAATATTCAGCAGTCTCTCCATTTTTCCGCCCTTTGTTGTCCGGCTGGATGGACGGGCGTTTCACCGGTTTACTCGTGATATGGGGTTTGAAAAGCCTTTTGACCGGCGCTTTTCGGATGCCATGGCATTGGTTTCTGAGCAATTGCTCTCATCATCCGGGATGGAGCCATCCTTTGCCTTCACATTTTCAGACGAAATATCTCTCTTCTTCCCCCGAGTCCCATTTGGCGGGAGGGTGGAGAAGATTGATTCGGTCTGTGCCTCGTATGCGGCAAGTGCCCTCACTCTGATCCTGGGGCTGACGGAACCTGTCGCTTTTGACTCGCGCGTCATCCTGGCAGATGTCTCCGCTACTATTGCCTACCTCACAATGCGCCAGCGTGAGGCATGGCGTAACCACATCAACGGGTACTGCCAGCAGACACTTATCGCAGAGGGGATGTCTGCGACACAGGCAGCGCGCTCCCTCCGTGGTATGAAAGGGCCTGCAATGCATGAGATGATGTTCGAACGGGGAGTGAACCTTGCAAAAACACCGGCATGGGAACGGCGTGGGATTGCCTGTTACCGCACTGAGGTGATTAAAGAGGGCTATAATCCGGTCACAAAGGAGACAGTCACTGCAACGCGCCGGGTGGTTATCACCGATGACGACCTGCCGCTTTTCAGTGACACAGACGGGGAAGCCTTTCTGCGTGCACATCTTGGCTACCCGGAATGA
- a CDS encoding PRC-barrel domain-containing protein — translation MITMKSAITELFGMKVYTEDAVYVGDVDDVIINVDTKKMESLALGNVNQEVLDITNFRGVKIPYRIIRAVNDIVIIRHLAGMSRPEIIED, via the coding sequence ATGATTACGATGAAGAGCGCAATAACCGAGCTGTTCGGGATGAAGGTGTATACCGAGGACGCTGTCTATGTAGGAGACGTGGACGACGTTATCATCAATGTTGATACGAAAAAGATGGAATCACTTGCGTTGGGGAACGTGAATCAGGAGGTGCTTGACATCACCAACTTCAGGGGGGTAAAAATTCCGTACCGTATCATTCGTGCGGTTAATGATATTGTGATTATTCGCCACCTCGCGGGCATGTCCCGGCCTGAGATCATTGAAGACTGA
- a CDS encoding CBS domain-containing protein — translation MDGSFEIGKLAGIPIKIHYTFFLIIPIFAIIIGTQIELTISLVEQVFGLTEPIDASLITEGFMPYILGVLVSFLLFVGVFLHEMAHSVVALHKGMKVSSVTLFILGGASEIEDEVSPRPRDELPMAIAGPLMSLFIGLISEGIAYVSLVSIPETAIAGLLFYIFGYLGLLNIILFAFNLLPAFPMDGGRVLRALLAIWLPIEKATRIAAEIGRVVAIIFGIIGLITFNVILILIAVFIYLGAGQEVTMIRYTQLLAGVTVRDAMTSPVTTVPPEMPIADAMNLMYSTRHLGFPVIERGALAGMVTLHDIQTASGIDRDALQVRDIMTREVITITPERDLYDALKILAPNTIGRIPVVENGEVTGIVTRTDILKLMEIREVSGTTTRSVFRP, via the coding sequence ATGGACGGTTCCTTTGAGATCGGAAAACTGGCAGGTATTCCAATTAAAATTCACTATACGTTCTTTTTGATCATTCCGATCTTTGCAATCATCATCGGAACACAGATTGAACTGACGATATCCCTTGTTGAACAGGTATTCGGCCTCACGGAACCGATTGATGCATCCCTGATCACAGAGGGATTCATGCCATACATCCTTGGCGTTCTCGTATCATTCCTCCTCTTCGTAGGCGTATTTCTCCATGAAATGGCCCATTCGGTGGTTGCTCTCCACAAGGGCATGAAGGTCAGTTCTGTCACCCTCTTCATTTTGGGAGGTGCTTCTGAAATCGAAGACGAGGTCTCGCCCCGACCACGGGATGAACTCCCGATGGCCATCGCGGGCCCCCTGATGAGCCTCTTTATCGGACTCATTTCAGAAGGAATCGCCTACGTAAGCCTTGTTTCCATCCCGGAAACGGCCATTGCAGGTCTCCTCTTCTACATCTTCGGCTACCTTGGGCTGCTCAATATCATCCTCTTCGCCTTCAACCTCCTGCCGGCATTCCCAATGGACGGGGGGCGGGTGCTACGCGCCCTTCTTGCCATCTGGCTTCCGATTGAAAAGGCCACCCGCATCGCCGCCGAAATCGGAAGGGTTGTTGCCATTATATTCGGGATCATCGGCCTCATCACCTTCAATGTAATTCTCATCCTGATTGCAGTCTTCATCTATCTCGGCGCGGGCCAGGAGGTAACCATGATCCGCTACACACAACTGCTTGCGGGTGTTACCGTCCGTGATGCGATGACAAGCCCGGTGACAACCGTGCCCCCGGAGATGCCTATCGCTGATGCCATGAATTTGATGTACTCCACCCGCCACCTCGGGTTTCCGGTAATAGAGCGCGGAGCCCTGGCCGGCATGGTCACTCTGCATGACATCCAGACGGCCTCAGGCATCGACAGGGATGCCCTTCAGGTCCGTGATATCATGACAAGAGAGGTCATCACCATCACACCGGAACGTGACCTATACGATGCCCTGAAAATCCTTGCACCGAACACCATCGGCCGCATACCGGTTGTTGAAAACGGAGAGGTGACTGGCATTGTCACCAGAACAGATATTCTCAAACTGATGGAGATCAGGGAAGTCAGTGGCACCACTACCCGCAGCGTGTTCAGACCGTAA
- a CDS encoding radical SAM protein, whose amino-acid sequence MTSDTPSAWIVDGYVDEPACLGVSPYISPNIRAVAGVCTEAGYHVRYLTIDQLRKDPSLFGSLDRADLVVMIAGVTVPGTYFAGTPATLTEIRQVAATLRGPSTVLGGPVTLGYSPGGGEAAVRQAVSGFDHVLEGDVPAALASLVEGGRPDGVLSYPDFSRWLVAGSGIIMEHPRFPWVICEIETARGCSRAITGGCSFCTEPFYGLPQYRPAEDVHAECAALAGHGAVHFRLGRQPDILAYGTRGKKEFPAPDAGALETLFAGIREAAPDLRTLHIDNVNPGTIARNPEAAREALAVIVRYHTAGDVAAFGMETADPAVVAANNLKADAAMVMDAIRIVNEVGGVRDDGVPHLLPGLNFVCGLAGETEGTYDKNEAFLGELLASGLLVRRVNIRQLMPFEGTQAWEENTLGEHDARFRTFREHVRKTFDVPMLQKVFPAGTLLRDIYVEECGRVSFGRQMGSYPILTGIPAEIAEGTVVDAVICDHGRRSVTAMPIPVNVNTLPASALRSIPGVGKKRAVSIVAKRPFATLDAFHAVVGETPLDPYLTV is encoded by the coding sequence AGTGGCAGGGGTTTGCACGGAAGCCGGGTATCATGTCCGATACCTGACCATCGACCAGCTGAGGAAGGACCCGTCCCTCTTCGGGTCCCTTGACCGGGCAGACCTTGTGGTGATGATCGCGGGAGTTACGGTGCCCGGCACCTATTTTGCAGGCACTCCCGCCACCCTGACCGAGATACGACAGGTGGCAGCCACTCTCCGGGGCCCCTCCACTGTCCTCGGCGGGCCGGTCACCCTTGGTTATAGTCCGGGCGGGGGCGAGGCCGCAGTGCGGCAGGCTGTTTCCGGGTTTGACCACGTGCTTGAAGGTGACGTCCCGGCAGCGCTGGCCTCTCTTGTTGAAGGGGGGCGCCCGGATGGTGTCCTCTCCTACCCTGACTTCTCCCGCTGGCTTGTCGCGGGCAGCGGCATCATTATGGAGCACCCCCGGTTTCCCTGGGTCATCTGCGAGATTGAGACCGCCCGCGGCTGTTCGCGTGCAATAACCGGCGGCTGTTCGTTCTGCACCGAACCCTTTTACGGCCTGCCGCAGTATCGACCGGCTGAAGACGTTCATGCAGAGTGTGCAGCCCTCGCAGGACACGGTGCGGTTCACTTCCGGCTCGGGCGTCAGCCCGATATCCTTGCCTATGGCACACGCGGGAAGAAGGAATTCCCTGCCCCCGATGCAGGGGCACTGGAGACGCTCTTTGCGGGCATCCGGGAGGCGGCACCGGACCTGCGGACCCTGCACATCGATAATGTCAATCCCGGTACCATCGCCCGCAACCCGGAGGCCGCCCGCGAGGCACTTGCAGTTATCGTTCGGTATCATACTGCAGGAGACGTGGCCGCCTTTGGAATGGAGACGGCAGACCCTGCTGTGGTCGCTGCAAATAACCTCAAGGCTGATGCCGCGATGGTGATGGATGCCATTCGCATCGTTAACGAAGTAGGGGGGGTCCGGGATGATGGCGTTCCGCATCTTCTGCCGGGGCTGAACTTTGTCTGCGGACTTGCCGGTGAGACGGAAGGAACGTATGACAAAAATGAGGCATTTCTTGGAGAACTTCTTGCATCAGGCCTTCTGGTGCGCCGGGTCAATATCCGCCAGTTGATGCCCTTCGAGGGCACGCAGGCATGGGAGGAGAATACCCTCGGTGAGCATGATGCCCGCTTCCGCACCTTCCGCGAGCATGTGCGAAAGACCTTTGACGTCCCAATGCTGCAGAAGGTATTTCCGGCAGGAACGCTCCTGCGCGACATCTATGTCGAGGAGTGCGGCAGGGTGTCATTCGGGCGTCAGATGGGATCCTATCCCATCCTTACCGGCATACCGGCAGAGATTGCTGAGGGGACGGTAGTGGATGCGGTCATCTGTGATCATGGGCGCCGGTCCGTGACTGCCATGCCGATCCCGGTCAATGTCAATACGCTTCCTGCCTCGGCCCTTCGCTCCATTCCGGGAGTCGGAAAAAAACGGGCTGTTTCCATCGTTGCAAAGCGACCGTTTGCCACTCTCGATGCATTCCACGCAGTGGTCGGAGAGACCCCTCTTGATCCGTATCTGACTGTCTGA